A genomic stretch from Streptomyces venezuelae ATCC 10712 includes:
- a CDS encoding nuclear transport factor 2 family protein codes for MSRTADEAAVEAANTAFYEAMETGDFEGVSALWLDDGATPITCVHPGWPVLTGRGEVLRSYALIMANTEYIQFFLTDLKISLAGNTAVVTCTENILSGGPPEDGAELGPLVGQLVVATNVFRHTSDGWRIWSHHASPVLADTDDTEETGDPGDDEPRPDQA; via the coding sequence GTGAGCCGCACCGCCGACGAGGCGGCCGTCGAAGCCGCCAACACCGCCTTCTACGAGGCGATGGAGACCGGCGACTTCGAAGGCGTCTCCGCGCTCTGGCTCGACGACGGAGCCACCCCCATCACCTGCGTCCACCCCGGCTGGCCCGTCCTCACCGGCCGCGGCGAGGTGCTCCGCTCGTACGCGCTGATCATGGCGAACACCGAGTACATCCAGTTCTTCCTCACCGACCTCAAGATCTCCCTCGCCGGGAACACCGCCGTCGTCACCTGCACCGAGAACATCCTCAGCGGCGGACCCCCCGAGGACGGCGCCGAACTGGGACCCCTCGTCGGCCAGCTCGTCGTCGCCACCAATGTGTTCCGCCACACATCCGACGGCTGGCGGATCTGGTCCCACCACGCCTCCCCGGTCCTCGCGGACACCGACGACACCGAGGAAACCGGCGACCCCGGAGACGACGAGCCCCGCCCCGACCAGGCTTGA
- the folP gene encoding dihydropteroate synthase — MSTTTDRGTARGLPEWDRCAVMGVVNVTPDSFSDGGRWFDTTAAVKHGLDLVAQGADLVDVGGESTRPGASRVDEEEELRRVVPVVRGLAAEGVTVSVDTMRAGVAARAVEAGAVLVNDVSGGLADPAMVPAVAAAEVPFVVMHWRGFSQDMNSLAVYDDVVTEVLGELRTRLEAVVDGGIDPERIIVDPGLGFAKLAPHDLALVAHLRELRALGRPLLVAASRKRFLGHVLTREGSTPPPARERDAATAAVSALAAHAGAWAVRVHEVRATADAVRVARAVEGAA; from the coding sequence ATGAGTACGACGACCGACCGGGGTACGGCCCGGGGCCTGCCGGAGTGGGACCGCTGCGCGGTCATGGGCGTGGTCAACGTGACCCCCGACTCCTTCTCCGACGGCGGCCGCTGGTTCGACACCACGGCCGCCGTCAAACACGGCCTCGACCTCGTCGCCCAAGGCGCCGACCTCGTCGACGTCGGCGGCGAGTCCACTCGCCCCGGCGCCAGCCGCGTCGACGAGGAGGAAGAACTCCGCCGCGTCGTCCCCGTCGTCCGCGGCCTCGCCGCCGAAGGCGTCACCGTCTCCGTCGACACGATGCGGGCCGGCGTCGCCGCCCGCGCCGTCGAAGCCGGCGCCGTCCTCGTCAACGACGTCAGCGGCGGCCTCGCCGACCCCGCCATGGTCCCCGCCGTCGCCGCCGCCGAGGTCCCCTTCGTCGTCATGCACTGGCGCGGATTCAGCCAGGACATGAACAGCCTCGCCGTCTACGACGACGTCGTCACCGAGGTCCTCGGCGAACTCCGCACCCGCCTCGAAGCCGTCGTCGACGGCGGCATCGACCCCGAACGGATCATCGTCGACCCCGGCCTCGGCTTCGCCAAGCTCGCCCCCCACGACCTGGCCCTCGTCGCCCACCTCCGCGAGCTCCGCGCCCTCGGCCGCCCCCTCCTCGTCGCCGCCTCCCGCAAGCGTTTCCTCGGCCACGTCCTCACCCGCGAGGGCTCCACCCCGCCCCCCGCCCGCGAACGCGACGCCGCCACCGCCGCCGTCTCCGCCCTCGCCGCCCACGCCGGCGCCTGGGCCGTCCGCGTCCACGAGGTCAGGGCCACCGCCGACGCCGTACGGGTCGCCCGCGCCGTCGAGGGAGCCGCGTGA
- the ftsH gene encoding ATP-dependent zinc metalloprotease FtsH — MDVKRYFRGPVMWIVLAVLAVVVLMQVVGSSEGYKTVDTGKVVQAIDKNQVKQAKVTTGDEQIIKIELVDGQKIDNSSKVQASYIGSQGVDVADKLQEKFEAGQIEKGYTVSPTKQSPFVSILLSLLPFVLIVVVFLFLMNQMQGGGSRVMQFGKSKAKLITKDTPKTTFADVAGSDEAVEELHEIKEFLQEPAKFQAVGAKIPKGVLLYGPPGTGKTLLARAVAGEAGVPFYSISGSDFVEMFVGVGASRVRDLFEQAKANAPAIVFVDEIDAVGRHRGAGLGGGHDEREQTLNQLLVEMDGFDVKGGVILIAATNRPDILDPALLRPGRFDRQIAVDRPDMQGRLEILKVHQKGKPVAPDVDLGAVARRTPGFTGADLSNVLNEAALLTARSDQKLIDNKALDEAIDRVVAGPQKRTRIMSDKEKKITAYHEGGHALVAAASPNSDPVHKITILSRGRALGYTMVLPDEDKYSTTRNEMLDQLAYMLGGRAAEELVFHDPTTGAANDIEKATATARAMVTQYGMTERLGAIKFGGDNTEPFLGREMAHQRDYSEEVAALVDEEVKKLIETAHNEAWEILVENRDVLDNLVLALLEKETLGKEEIAEIFTPIVKRPARPAWTGSSRRTPSTRPPVLSPKELALTNSANGSATPAVDTTKGIEIAPVDTPED; from the coding sequence ATGGACGTGAAGCGATACTTCCGTGGGCCGGTCATGTGGATCGTGCTGGCCGTCCTCGCCGTGGTCGTGCTGATGCAGGTCGTCGGCTCGTCCGAGGGCTACAAGACGGTGGACACCGGCAAGGTCGTCCAGGCGATCGACAAGAACCAGGTCAAGCAGGCAAAGGTCACCACCGGTGACGAGCAGATCATCAAGATCGAACTCGTCGACGGTCAGAAGATCGACAACAGCAGCAAGGTCCAGGCCAGCTACATCGGCTCCCAGGGCGTCGACGTCGCGGACAAGCTGCAGGAGAAGTTCGAGGCCGGGCAGATCGAGAAGGGCTACACCGTCTCCCCGACGAAGCAGTCGCCCTTCGTCTCGATCCTGCTCTCGCTCCTCCCCTTCGTCCTCATCGTGGTCGTCTTCCTCTTCCTGATGAACCAGATGCAGGGCGGCGGCTCCCGCGTCATGCAGTTCGGGAAGTCCAAGGCGAAGCTCATCACCAAGGACACGCCGAAGACCACCTTCGCCGACGTCGCCGGCTCGGACGAGGCCGTCGAGGAACTCCACGAGATCAAGGAATTCCTCCAGGAGCCCGCGAAGTTCCAGGCCGTCGGCGCCAAGATCCCCAAGGGCGTCCTGCTCTACGGCCCGCCCGGAACCGGCAAGACGCTCCTCGCGCGCGCCGTCGCCGGCGAGGCCGGGGTGCCGTTCTACTCGATCTCCGGCTCCGACTTCGTCGAGATGTTCGTCGGTGTCGGCGCCTCCCGGGTCCGCGACCTCTTCGAGCAGGCCAAGGCCAACGCGCCGGCCATCGTCTTCGTCGACGAGATCGACGCCGTCGGACGCCACCGCGGCGCCGGCCTCGGCGGCGGCCACGACGAGCGCGAGCAGACCCTCAACCAGCTCCTCGTCGAGATGGACGGCTTCGACGTGAAGGGCGGCGTCATCCTGATCGCCGCCACGAACCGGCCCGACATCCTCGACCCCGCCCTCCTGCGCCCCGGCCGGTTCGACCGCCAGATCGCCGTCGACCGCCCCGACATGCAGGGCCGTCTGGAGATCCTCAAGGTCCACCAGAAGGGCAAGCCGGTCGCCCCGGACGTCGACCTCGGCGCCGTCGCCCGACGCACCCCCGGCTTCACCGGCGCGGACCTCTCCAACGTCCTCAACGAGGCGGCGCTCCTCACCGCCCGCAGCGACCAGAAGCTGATCGACAACAAGGCTCTGGACGAGGCGATCGACCGTGTGGTCGCGGGCCCGCAGAAGCGGACCCGGATCATGTCGGACAAGGAGAAGAAGATCACCGCGTACCACGAGGGCGGCCACGCCCTCGTCGCGGCGGCCTCGCCGAACTCCGACCCCGTCCACAAGATCACCATCCTGTCCCGCGGCCGCGCCCTGGGCTACACGATGGTCCTGCCGGACGAGGACAAGTACTCGACCACCCGCAACGAGATGCTCGACCAGCTGGCCTACATGCTGGGCGGCCGCGCGGCCGAGGAGCTCGTCTTCCACGACCCGACCACGGGCGCGGCGAACGACATCGAGAAGGCCACGGCCACCGCTCGCGCGATGGTCACGCAGTACGGCATGACCGAGCGTCTCGGCGCGATCAAGTTCGGTGGCGACAACACCGAGCCGTTCCTCGGCCGTGAGATGGCGCACCAGCGCGACTACTCGGAAGAGGTCGCGGCGCTGGTCGACGAAGAGGTCAAGAAGCTCATCGAGACCGCGCACAACGAGGCCTGGGAGATCCTCGTCGAGAACCGCGACGTTCTCGACAACCTGGTCCTCGCCCTCCTGGAGAAGGAGACGCTGGGCAAGGAGGAGATCGCCGAGATCTTCACCCCCATCGTCAAGCGCCCGGCCCGCCCGGCCTGGACCGGATCCTCCCGCCGTACCCCGTCCACGCGTCCGCCGGTGCTCTCCCCCAAGGAGCTCGCCCTGACGAACAGCGCGAACGGCTCGGCGACCCCCGCGGTCGACACCACGAAGGGCATCGAGATCGCCCCGGTGGACACCCCGGAGGACTGA
- a CDS encoding DUF3180 domain-containing protein, protein MKQLRLKVLAGLFLVAGILSWGAARLWDSVGTLPSVPIAAPIVLAVIAVVLTATALSIRVRLKAQRDRRPGAKGVEPLMAARAVVFGQASALVAALVAGMYGGTGVFLLGSLDVPARRDQALYAALSVAAGIAVIAAALFLERVCRLPEDEDNGEGPGKARA, encoded by the coding sequence GTGAAACAACTGCGGCTGAAGGTGCTCGCCGGACTGTTCCTCGTGGCCGGCATCCTCTCCTGGGGCGCCGCCCGGCTCTGGGACTCGGTCGGCACCCTCCCCAGCGTGCCGATCGCCGCGCCCATCGTCCTCGCCGTGATCGCGGTCGTCCTGACGGCGACCGCCCTCTCCATCCGGGTCCGCCTCAAGGCCCAGCGCGACCGCCGCCCCGGCGCCAAGGGGGTCGAACCCCTCATGGCGGCCCGCGCGGTCGTCTTCGGCCAGGCGAGCGCCCTGGTGGCCGCCCTCGTCGCCGGCATGTACGGCGGCACGGGCGTCTTCCTCCTCGGCTCCCTCGACGTCCCCGCCCGCCGCGACCAGGCCCTCTACGCGGCCCTCTCGGTCGCGGCAGGCATCGCCGTCATCGCCGCCGCCCTCTTCCTGGAGCGCGTCTGCAGACTCCCGGAGGACGAGGACAACGGCGAAGGCCCGGGCAAGGCCCGGGCCTGA
- the folK gene encoding 2-amino-4-hydroxy-6-hydroxymethyldihydropteridine diphosphokinase gives MKPTQSDPTVQPVPASVVATVDAADTTLSNPRWAVVALGANLGNRLETLQGAVDALADTPGLRVKAVSPVYETEPWGVEPGTQPSYLNAVALLKTTLPPSSLLERAHAVEEAFHRVREEHWGARTIDVDIVAYADVVSDDPVLTLPHPRAHQRAFVLAPWHDVDPEAQLPGHGPVTELLAAVGGEGIARRADLELRLPE, from the coding sequence ATGAAGCCGACGCAGAGCGACCCCACCGTCCAGCCCGTACCGGCCTCCGTCGTCGCGACCGTCGACGCCGCCGACACGACGCTGTCCAACCCCCGCTGGGCCGTCGTGGCCCTCGGCGCCAACCTCGGCAACCGCCTGGAGACCCTCCAGGGGGCCGTCGACGCCCTCGCCGACACCCCCGGCCTCCGCGTCAAGGCCGTCTCCCCGGTGTACGAGACGGAGCCCTGGGGCGTCGAGCCCGGCACCCAGCCCTCGTACCTCAACGCCGTCGCGCTCCTCAAGACGACCCTGCCGCCCTCCTCCCTCCTGGAGCGGGCCCACGCCGTCGAGGAGGCCTTCCACCGCGTCCGCGAGGAGCACTGGGGCGCCCGCACCATCGACGTCGACATCGTCGCCTACGCGGACGTGGTCTCCGACGACCCCGTCCTCACCCTCCCGCACCCCCGCGCCCACCAGCGCGCCTTCGTGCTCGCCCCCTGGCACGACGTGGACCCCGAGGCCCAGCTCCCCGGCCACGGACCGGTCACCGAGCTCCTCGCCGCCGTCGGCGGCGAAGGCATCGCCCGCCGCGCCGACCTGGAACTCCGTCTGCCCGAGTAG
- the hpt gene encoding hypoxanthine phosphoribosyltransferase: MGTDLQSVLITKEEIDAKLAELAAKIDAEYAGKDLLIVGVLKGAVMVMADLARALSTPVTMDWMAVSSYGAGTQSSGVVRILKDLDTDIKGKHVLIVEDIIDSGLTLSWLLSNLGSREPASLEVCTLLRKPEAAKVAIDVKWIGFDIPNEFVVGYGLDYAEKYRNLPFVGTLAPHVYGG; encoded by the coding sequence ATGGGCACCGACCTCCAGTCGGTGCTCATCACCAAGGAAGAGATCGACGCCAAGCTGGCAGAGCTGGCCGCGAAGATCGACGCGGAATACGCGGGCAAGGACCTGCTCATCGTCGGCGTCCTCAAGGGCGCGGTGATGGTGATGGCGGATCTGGCTCGCGCCCTTTCCACCCCCGTCACCATGGACTGGATGGCCGTGTCCTCCTACGGCGCCGGCACCCAGTCCTCGGGCGTCGTCAGGATCCTCAAGGACCTCGACACCGACATCAAGGGCAAGCACGTCCTGATCGTCGAGGACATCATCGACTCCGGCCTGACGCTGTCCTGGCTGCTGTCGAACCTCGGCTCGCGCGAGCCCGCCTCCCTCGAGGTCTGCACGCTGCTGCGCAAGCCCGAGGCCGCGAAGGTCGCGATCGACGTCAAGTGGATCGGCTTCGACATTCCCAACGAGTTCGTCGTGGGCTACGGCCTCGACTACGCCGAGAAGTACCGGAACCTTCCGTTCGTCGGCACGCTCGCTCCGCACGTCTACGGCGGCTGA
- the folB gene encoding dihydroneopterin aldolase: MDRVALRGLKARGHHGVFPKEREEGQTFIVDLVLGLDTRPAAADDDLTKTVHYGVVAEEVVDVVQGEPVDLIETLAERIAQQCLSHAGVQEVEVVVHKPDAPITVPFDDVTITITRSRR; the protein is encoded by the coding sequence GTGGATCGTGTCGCGCTGCGCGGCCTCAAGGCCCGGGGCCACCACGGCGTCTTCCCCAAGGAGCGCGAGGAGGGCCAGACCTTCATCGTGGACCTGGTCCTCGGCCTGGACACCCGCCCGGCGGCCGCCGACGACGACCTGACCAAGACCGTGCACTACGGGGTCGTCGCCGAAGAGGTCGTGGACGTCGTCCAGGGCGAGCCCGTCGACCTCATCGAGACCCTCGCCGAGCGCATCGCCCAGCAATGCCTCAGCCACGCCGGGGTACAAGAGGTGGAGGTCGTCGTCCACAAGCCGGACGCGCCCATCACCGTGCCGTTCGACGACGTGACCATCACGATCACCCGGAGCCGACGATGA
- the folE gene encoding GTP cyclohydrolase I FolE: MTDPVTLDGEGTIGEFDEKRAEAAVRELLIAVGEDPDREGLRETPARVARAYKEIFAGLWQVPEGVLTTTFDLGHDEMVLVKDIEVYSTCEHHLVPFRGVAHVGYIPSTSGKITGLSKLARLVDVYARRPQVQERLTTQVADSLMDILEPRGVIVVFECEHMCMSMRGIRKPGAKTITSAVRGQLRDPATRAEAMSLIMAR, encoded by the coding sequence ATGACCGACCCGGTGACGCTGGACGGCGAGGGCACGATCGGCGAGTTCGACGAGAAGCGCGCCGAGGCCGCCGTGCGGGAGCTCCTCATCGCGGTCGGCGAGGACCCGGACCGTGAGGGCCTGAGGGAGACGCCGGCGCGGGTGGCGCGGGCGTACAAGGAGATATTCGCGGGCCTGTGGCAGGTGCCCGAGGGCGTGCTGACGACGACGTTCGATCTCGGTCACGACGAGATGGTGCTAGTCAAGGACATTGAGGTGTACTCGACATGTGAGCACCATCTCGTACCGTTCCGGGGCGTCGCCCACGTCGGTTACATCCCGTCGACGTCCGGCAAGATCACCGGCCTGTCGAAGCTGGCCCGGCTCGTCGACGTCTACGCCCGCCGTCCCCAGGTGCAGGAACGGTTGACCACCCAGGTGGCGGACTCCCTGATGGACATCCTGGAGCCGCGGGGCGTCATCGTGGTCTTCGAGTGCGAGCACATGTGCATGTCCATGCGCGGCATCCGCAAGCCGGGCGCCAAGACGATCACCTCGGCCGTCCGCGGCCAGCTGCGCGACCCCGCGACCCGCGCCGAGGCGATGAGCCTCATCATGGCGCGCTGA